DNA sequence from the Nicotiana tomentosiformis chromosome 3, ASM39032v3, whole genome shotgun sequence genome:
TGATGACTGCTGCTAATGCCTCGCTGGTAGTATTTCTCAACACGTTTACTCCAGTTAACACCTTCACCAAAGCATCCCTATGACTGTTGGAGCTCATCAATAGATCCATGATTGATATGTGTGCAACGATTTTTCTCAGATGTTCTTCCACGGAGTACTCTTTGACTGGCATCTTCATCCAAAATTTCACTGCCTCGGCATCTGTTAtgtttcttctttgattttgttCTATACTCGGGTTCCCTTGGTTTACCTCTTCTGAAGCGTAACACCTTCCTCGCCTAGTCATCCCGTGAGTAACTGCGGAATCTGtcattttcccctttcctttaTGCTGGTACGTCCATGGAACTATTTTTTATTCTCGACTCTCCTTATTTCTGACAGCGGTGGTGGGCCGTTGCTAGTATGTTTGGAACATCACCGGAGGTTTCAACTTTACAATAATCAATGGAGCCTTTCAGGGTGGAACTCTAGCAGCCTCGGCATTCCCAATTGTGATGATGGTCCCCTTCATATCGTAATCCTCGCCAATGCGATCATGTTAACTCCTTCATGTTAGCTCCTTGATTTCGCTAGAGCCGGGGTACATTGGATGGCTCTACTCTTGATCAGCAGCTCGATTTCATTCTTCAGTCTGAAGCAATCCTCAGTATCATGCCCATGAACAACCGAATGGTTGGCACAATGCTTGGTTGCATCAAAGTATTTGTAAGGTTGGTCGAGAATTCTCCCTTCCACTGCGTATATCAAACCGGCTCTCTCAATCTTTCAAACAACTGGGCTAAGGGTTCGGCAATTTGAGTGTAGTTTCTGGGATTCTTTTCTTCAAAGTTTGGGCGTCGTCGTGGTGCATAGGCAGATCGATTTTGATGGGTGGTTGTTTAGACTGGAGTGCATGGTCGTGGTGGGTTTAGATTTATATGGGCTCGAGGTGGGTTGTATTTCGGCTGAGCAGCGTAGTACAGTTGTGTGTTGTATACTGGAGCGTAGGTGGGTTGGTGTGAAGGATGGGTGTTCATGGGGTAGGGGTTGTTTCTGCGAGGTGGACTGGACTGATTGTACGGAAAAATTGTTActtcttatttcttcttctttccacAGTTCATAGAACCGGACTGAAGTGTCTTGCTGGCGGCTTGCAGCACGACCATCGGCTGTATCTTGCCTGATTTGATTCCTTCTTCCAAAAAGTCTCCCATCTTAACAGCTCGGGAAATTTCTGACCCATCATATTTTCAAAGTATATCCCCTCTTGGGCCCTGATGAAATAGTTGGTTAGCTCATTATCATCTTGTGGGGGTTGGGTCCTGGCAGCCTCCGACCTCCAGCGGCGGGCATACTCCTGAAATGACTCTGATGGTTTCTTCTACATATTCACTAGGGTGAACGTGTCTGGAGTGATCTCGATATTAAACCAAAAATGGTTAATAAAATCCTCTGCCATGTCTTGCCACTCTCTCCAATTTCTGGGGTCGTGCTGAGTATACCAAGTAAGCGTTTCTCCTGTCAGACTCCTTATAAATAACTTCAATCTCAGCTTTTCATTTCTTCCTACCCTAACCAGCTTGTCACAGTAGGCTCTCAAATGCGCATGGGGATCACTCATTCCATCGAAGATGTCAAACTTTGGAGGCGTATACCCTGCAGGCATGTCAACATTGGGATGTATACACAAGTCTTCATAATCCAGGCTCTCGCTATCTCGAGCAACCTGGAGATTCTTCATCTATTTTCTAAACACTCGCAACTGCTCTGACACTGACTCTTCTTCCTTGTACTTTGCTTCTTTATCCATCTCGGCATATTGATCGATCTCGTATGACACTCTAACCGTGACGGGTGCTATAAAGGCGGGCTCTGGGGTAGCATATACAGAAGGAACATACCACTCATGTGTGGCGGTGTGTACCGTAGGTATGTGCCAGTTCTGAGTGTTGACAAAAGTGACATTGTCACGAGGAGGGGTGTGAGCTAAGTTGGTGGTAGATGGTATATTTTGTGGTGTCTGGACATAATCCGCAACATAAGAGGTATGTATAGGAGGATTTGGTGGAATTGCGGTGGTTACCGGTGGTATAACTTGGGTTGTGGGATTTGTAGTGACTGTGGTTGGGGTACTATTTGTTTGTCGAGTAGTTGAAGGGAAATTATCAGGGATTGAGTCTAATGAGGGGAAGAGGGGTGGTTCGGAAGCATCATCACAGCCAAGTGTGCCAGTTCCCAAATATGTTGTATTTCTTCTCTTAGTGATTCCATTTCCTATGCCATTCTGGCAACGTGCTCATCATTTCCGGTACCGTCCTTCTCCCTCGATTGTCCTGGGTTGTCGTCTATTACTAGAGCATTTCCGGCTAGTTCGTCGGTTACAGACATCTTTCCTTTTGATCTCAGATTGTACAGTGGTTCAGCCAGTTTTACGTGTCAACACAAACCAACCTTTGTTTTCAgtgaataacaataaataaataaagcgagaaaaaaggaaaagggtaGAGAAGTTAGTCTCATAGATTGCACAAATATAAGCACACATGCCAGTTAGTTCATGTTATCAAATAAATGCATTCATAAGATGCGTATGGACCTCTctttgccggaggtaggcctatGTCGCAAATGTTTGACGAACAATCATATTTTGACATGTTTAGATCCGGAGCAAACTTTGGTTTTTTCATTGATAGGCTTTGGATTACAATAGGCGGGAGAGATGGTTACAACATTGTCTTTCAACATTCACAAGATTACATGGGCATACAGGCTTGACCTTAGGGAAATTAAAAAGGGTACAAGGTAAAGAGTACAAAATAAAGGGAAAACCACTAATAATCATCTCCGGAGTCACCACCCAAGCTTTCTTCTCCAGGCTCCTCCTCAGGGTCCTCTTCAAATTCTTCTTCCTCTTCGTCATTGTTGTACTCAGGATCTTCTTCAGGATCCTCTTCGGAGGTGGCAGCATATGGTCGGTCGTCCCTGGTACCACTTGCCGATGTATGGTTATGGTAAATGATATAATGAGGAAAAATCTCGTGATATATTTGTAGAGTTGCTTCTAAATCCTCTAATCTGGCCAATCCTTTATTGCTCGATTGAGCCAACTCATCCTCCTCATTGATCCACACGAAGTATTCAGGAGTGCACCGGGAATTCTGACCCATTGGCATCACAATCAAGTCATTTTATTCATCTTGAAGTCTCCTCACCCTTGGGTTCGGGATTTGTTCGTTGTGTGATCTTCATAGAGAGTTATCCTCGACTAGAGGGGTATGTCTTGAATCAGACCAAATTGCCTTAGATCCTGCAGAGGTGCATGCTAATGAACACCTTCAAGTCCCACTAGCTCGATGAAGTATTTTCCAGGGGTCCTTAAAATTGCCCTGCCACTTAACCACGAAAGCATCCAGTTCACCCATTCTCCAGTCAAATGGGTCAGTATGTCTCTCCATTCCTCTTGCCCATGCGGTGAGACCCAGTGCCTCATTCTCTCGCTGTATGTCCTTATCATGTTGTTGATGCCCACAAAATAGTCGACGATCGCCTCCCTCTGAAAGAAATGTCCTATGGCCCATATCTGGAGTAGTAGGTTGTAGCCTTTGAAAAAGTCATATCCCCTAGAACATGCTGACAATGTTCAGAATGTCTTTGCTAATATCATGGGGACCAGGGCGACTTGGAGATTTCCCCGAAATGTTTCCACGACCAGGGGAAGCAAGTTGATGTTGATTCGTCCTTCCCTTTGGGGGAAGTCCAGTAATCCCAACAGTTCCAAAGAGAAGATTAAGGGACGGCGACTCTCCCAGGTTTCTTGATCGTATTGAAACTCCTCCATATGCCAATCGTAACTTTCCCGATGTACGAACCTATCGAACAACTGGTCCAAGCTCACCCAACCGTCTTCAATGTTTCTCAGATTACTGCTATTTGTCAGACCCAATGCATGAAGAAACCTATGGCCGATAATGACAACAAGCAGTATTGACTTTCTCCCAGCAAACGGTAACTCTGTGAAGCTAGTGACTTCCTCCAATTGGTGTCAATTCACAGTCGACAAACTTGAAAGCTACCTTATCTAGGTCCTAGAATTTTATCAGCAGTCTAGTAAGGACTTTGTCAGCCCGAATGTTAATCAAAGGGGTCAGTGCTCCCAAGTGCATTCTGATCTCATCTCCATGGTCCCGGCGGATATTTCTCCACCTTTGCTTCAGCTTGTGTGGTGCACCCATGACCATATTAATTTCGGGGAGGTTGTGGTTGATTTCCATTCTGAGGAGGTGAAATGGTTTGGTAAGTGTTTGATCTGGATCTTTAGCGTCTTATCCAGATAGGTTCGGCGTTCCACAAAAGGCATGTCATTGGGTGCATGACCAAGGACCAACTCACCTAAGGCTTATGCAGTATGACTTATGtttgctagagtagagtgtttcctaattTTGGAGTTGGATTGAACATTGCGTGACATTATGTCAGTTGACCTAACAAATCcgttctctgaaactagagaattttgaaagaaggttcggaggggtgtaaaaaATAACCTTGCGTACCACTGTGTGTTATAGTGTACAGACAAGACTCAATAGAAAAGAATATGATGACAGTGTATAAAAGTAGTAAGAGATTATTGGGATAACAGTACTAATATTAAAGTAGATAAATAAGCACAAGCTAAACAGGTAAGTAAGACAAGTAAGCATATATTTGCAATATTAAGCACAATTAGAGCAGTATGTAAACAAACATCCCTAAATTCCAGATCTAGTATAAGTCTACAAAGGTAAGAACCTAAGTGTGaaaatccccagcagagttgcccatgttgttgcaccctattttgcatgagtcaaaacaagattcaactagtggtctccctattgttgataaaagagagtcgtcacctaatatttaaaggtatactaggtgTTACACTCCATGTTTTTGTAcatgagagtacgtcgtaagtcagttgatgtaagctcagaaatgagattatatttggaagtatataaagtaagttaatagtgttaccttggaggttacaaataattaagatcatgaa
Encoded proteins:
- the LOC138907750 gene encoding uncharacterized protein, producing the protein MKNLQVARDSESLDYEDLCIHPNVDMPAGYTPPKFDIFDGMSDPHAHLRAYCDKLVRVGRNEKLRLKLFIRSLTGETLTWYTQHDPRNWREWQDMAEDFINHFWFNIEITPDTFTLVNM